From the Manihot esculenta cultivar AM560-2 chromosome 3, M.esculenta_v8, whole genome shotgun sequence genome, one window contains:
- the LOC110611862 gene encoding probable protein phosphatase 2C 35 isoform X1, which translates to MGCVHGKCCNRHSSTSDGDSRGHPEAACVGNKHVLTQRALEAISVPSHNLKLQYSALTQRGYYPDSPDKENQDSFCIRTQIQGNPSVHFFGVFDGHGLYGAECSNFVKDRLVEILANDPSLLNDPVKAYTSAFSRTNSELHSSKIDDSMSGTTAITVLVNGDKIYVANVGDSRAVIAVKRGNRIIAEDLSKDQTPFRKDEYERVKSCGARVLSVDQVEGYMDPNIQTWDDEESQGGDPPRLWVQNGMYPGTAFTRSVGDSTAETIGVIADPEVSIVQLTPNHLFFVVASDGVFEFLSSQAVVDMVAQYNDPRDACAAIAGESYKLWLEHENRTDDITIIIVHIKNSSSPGAVATDGTAQVNRNQVSSRTRRESSGFSIGSGSEIYRSARSEFSDQQLSVNRSAAIVVPSPSHQRSSELSGG; encoded by the exons ATGGGTTGTGTCCACGGCAAGTGTTGCAATCGCCACTCGTCAACATCAGATGGTGATTCAAGAGGCCACCCTGAAGCGGCTTGTGTTGGTAATAAACACGTACTCACTCAGAGAGCGCTGGAGGCTATTTCTGTCCCTTCCCACAACTTAAAATTGCAATACTCTGCTCTGACTCAGCGAGGTTACTATCCAGACTCGCCAGATAAGGAAAATCAAGACAGTTTCTGCATTAGAACTCAAATTCAGGGTAATCCCAGTGTCCATTTCTTTGGTGTATTTGATGGGCATGGTCTATATGGTGCTGAATGTTCAAATTTTGTTAAGGATAGGTTAGTGGAGATATTAGCTAATGATCCCTCGTTGTTGAATGACCCTGTTAAAGCTTATACTTCGGCATTTTCAAGGACAAACTCTGAGTTACATAGTAGTAAAATTGATGATTCGATGAGTGGTACTACTGCAATAACTGTTCTTGTTAATGGAGATAAGATTTATGTTGCCAATGTGGGTGATTCCAGAGCAGTAATTGCTGTTAAAAGGGGGAATAGAATTATAGCTGAGGATTTGTCCAAAGATCAAACCCCCTTTAGGAAAGATGAGTATGAGAGGGTGAAGTCATGTGGGGCAAGAGTTCTGAGTGTTGATCAAGTGGAAGGGTATATGGATCCTAACATACAGACATGGGACGATGAGGAAAGTCAAGGGGGTGATCCTCCACGGTTGTGGGTGCAGAATGGGATGTATCCAGGGACAGCTTTTACAAGAAGCGTAGGGGATAGCACAGCTGAGACAATTGGGGTTATTGCTGATCCAGAGGTTTCCATAGTACAGCTTACGCCCAATCATTTGTTTTTTGTGGTTGCAAGTGATGGAGTTTTTGAGTTCCTCTCGAGCCAAGCAGTTGTTGATATG GTGGCACAATATAACGATCCCCGAGATGCATGTGCAGCCATTGCTGGAGAGTCTTATAAACTCTGGTTGGAGCATGAAAATCGGACAGATGATATTACAATCATTATTGTACACATTAAGAACTCATCTAGT CCAGGTGCTGTTGCTACAGATGGAACTGCCCAAGTCAATAGGAATCAAGTGAGTTCAAGGACACGAAGAGAAAGTTCTGGTTTCTCCATTGGCTCTGGGTCTGAAATTTACCGTTCAGCGAGGAGTGAATTCTCAGATCAGCAACTTTCGGTGAATCGAAGTGCAGCTATTGTTGTTCCATCTCCATCACATCAGAGGTCCTCGGAATTG AGTGGGGGTTAG
- the LOC110611862 gene encoding probable protein phosphatase 2C 35 isoform X2, giving the protein MGCVHGKCCNRHSSTSDGDSRGHPEAACVGNKHVLTQRALEAISVPSHNLKLQYSALTQRGYYPDSPDKENQDSFCIRTQIQGNPSVHFFGVFDGHGLYGAECSNFVKDRLVEILANDPSLLNDPVKAYTSAFSRTNSELHSSKIDDSMSGTTAITVLVNGDKIYVANVGDSRAVIAVKRGNRIIAEDLSKDQTPFRKDEYERVKSCGARVLSVDQVEGYMDPNIQTWDDEESQGGDPPRLWVQNGMYPGTAFTRSVGDSTAETIGVIADPEVSIVQLTPNHLFFVVASDGVFEFLSSQAVVDMPGAVATDGTAQVNRNQVSSRTRRESSGFSIGSGSEIYRSARSEFSDQQLSVNRSAAIVVPSPSHQRSSELSGG; this is encoded by the exons ATGGGTTGTGTCCACGGCAAGTGTTGCAATCGCCACTCGTCAACATCAGATGGTGATTCAAGAGGCCACCCTGAAGCGGCTTGTGTTGGTAATAAACACGTACTCACTCAGAGAGCGCTGGAGGCTATTTCTGTCCCTTCCCACAACTTAAAATTGCAATACTCTGCTCTGACTCAGCGAGGTTACTATCCAGACTCGCCAGATAAGGAAAATCAAGACAGTTTCTGCATTAGAACTCAAATTCAGGGTAATCCCAGTGTCCATTTCTTTGGTGTATTTGATGGGCATGGTCTATATGGTGCTGAATGTTCAAATTTTGTTAAGGATAGGTTAGTGGAGATATTAGCTAATGATCCCTCGTTGTTGAATGACCCTGTTAAAGCTTATACTTCGGCATTTTCAAGGACAAACTCTGAGTTACATAGTAGTAAAATTGATGATTCGATGAGTGGTACTACTGCAATAACTGTTCTTGTTAATGGAGATAAGATTTATGTTGCCAATGTGGGTGATTCCAGAGCAGTAATTGCTGTTAAAAGGGGGAATAGAATTATAGCTGAGGATTTGTCCAAAGATCAAACCCCCTTTAGGAAAGATGAGTATGAGAGGGTGAAGTCATGTGGGGCAAGAGTTCTGAGTGTTGATCAAGTGGAAGGGTATATGGATCCTAACATACAGACATGGGACGATGAGGAAAGTCAAGGGGGTGATCCTCCACGGTTGTGGGTGCAGAATGGGATGTATCCAGGGACAGCTTTTACAAGAAGCGTAGGGGATAGCACAGCTGAGACAATTGGGGTTATTGCTGATCCAGAGGTTTCCATAGTACAGCTTACGCCCAATCATTTGTTTTTTGTGGTTGCAAGTGATGGAGTTTTTGAGTTCCTCTCGAGCCAAGCAGTTGTTGATATG CCAGGTGCTGTTGCTACAGATGGAACTGCCCAAGTCAATAGGAATCAAGTGAGTTCAAGGACACGAAGAGAAAGTTCTGGTTTCTCCATTGGCTCTGGGTCTGAAATTTACCGTTCAGCGAGGAGTGAATTCTCAGATCAGCAACTTTCGGTGAATCGAAGTGCAGCTATTGTTGTTCCATCTCCATCACATCAGAGGTCCTCGGAATTG AGTGGGGGTTAG
- the LOC110611148 gene encoding S-adenosylmethionine decarboxylase proenzyme 4 codes for MAVSGFEGFEKRLELHFFGDDPVVDNMGLRLLDFESLVKVLNAVQCSVVSAVGNQYFDAYVLSESSLFVYPTKIIIKTCGTTQLLKSIRPLLRYACNLGLTLCSCRYTRGSFIFPKSQPFPHTSFREEAIYIEENLPSDLCYRKASVMPSKMASHSWHVFTATCQNHIISQNDELYTIEVCMTELDRVLARKFFQPPGDGSNGDVAGKEMTKLTGIENINPGAIICDFAFDPCGYSMNGIDNDRYSTIHVTPEDGYSYASFECVGSIFDNNNHIAEILKKVVQVFRPATMSVSTTCTSPEVWTRVAHAVEPLGMKCRSCAVDEFPASGSVVFQTFTVRRK; via the coding sequence ATGGCTGTGTCTGGTTTTGAAGGCTTTGAGAAGCGCCTGGAGCTTCACTTCTTTGGTGATGATCCTGTAGTGGACAATATGGGTCTTAGACTTCTTGATTTCGAGTCattagttaaagttttaaatgctGTGCAATGCAGTGTGGTATCTGCTGTTGGGAACCAATATTTTGATGCCTACGTATTATCAGAATCAAGCTTGTTTGTCTACCCCACCaagatcatcatcaagacatgtGGGACCACCCAGCTTCTCAAATCCATCCGTCCATTGTTACGCTATGCTTGCAATCTTGGCCTCACTTTGTGCTCTTGTAGGTACACCAGAGGTAGCTTTATCTTCCCCAAGTCACAGCCCTTCCCTCACACCAGCTTCAGAGAAGAAGCCATCTATATTGAAGAGAACCTCCCCTCTGATCTTTGCTATAGAAAAGCCTCTGTTATGCCCTCGAAAATGGCTTCTCATTCTTGGCATGTTTTTACTGCTACTTGCCAAAATCACATCATATCCCAAAACGATGAGCTTTACACTATTGAGGTTTGCATGACAGAGCTCGACCGCGTCTTGGCTCGCAAGTTCTTTCAACCTCCCGGAGATGGCAGCAACGGTGACGTAGCCGGAAAAGAGATGACGAAACTTACTGGTATAGAAAATATCAATCCAGGAGCTATCATTTGTGATTTTGCGTTTGACCCTTGTGGATACTCCATGAATGGGATTGATAATGATCGTTACTCTACCATTCATGTCACCCCGGAGGATGGTTATAGCTATGCAAGCTTTGAGTGTGTGGGGTCCATTTTCGACAATAATAATCATATAGCCGAGATTTTAAAGAAGGTGGTGCAGGTTTTCCGGCCGGCAACCATGTCAGTTTCTACAACATGCACGAGCCCTGAAGTGTGGACAAGGGTTGCACATGCAGTGGAGCCACTTGGAATGAAATGCCGGAGTTGTGCAGTGGATGAGTTCCCAGCAAGTGGAAGCGTGGTGTTCCAAACGTTCACAGTCCGCCGGAAATAA